One Cryptomeria japonica unplaced genomic scaffold, Sugi_1.0 HiC_scaffold_27, whole genome shotgun sequence genomic region harbors:
- the LOC131861584 gene encoding uncharacterized protein LOC131861584: MSSLMGMKMSALLVVLLFLFTVHVSARYHPQNPAKNNNVFISMEQLDNCANCKGNGEDPKPCCSSPSNKAVFSQQLDDCPNCESNGRDPRPCCHRSNKVAGKTNNVLAGMEQLADCANCKGNGEYPRPCCSSPSNKAVFSQQLDDCPNCESNGKDPRPCCHPSNKVAGKTNNVLARMEQLAGCANCEGNGEDPRPCCHASNKAIFSG, translated from the coding sequence ATGTCGAGTTTGATGGGCATGAAAATGAGCGCACTGCTTGTCGTTCTACTGTTTCTGTTTACTGTCCATGTCTCCGCTCGATATCACCCCCAAAATCCTGCGAAAAACAATAATGTTTTTATAAGTATGGAGCAATTAGATAACTGTGCAAACTGCAAGGGCAACGGTGAAGACCCAAAACCCTGCTGTTCGTCACCCTCGAATAAGGCTGTTTTCTCACAACAGCTAGATGACTGTCCGAATTGTGAAAGCAATGGTAGAGACCCAAGACCCTGCTGCCACCGCTCCAACAAGGTTGCTGGCAAAACCAATAATGTTCTTGCAGGCATGGAGCAGTTAGCTGACTGTGCAAACTGCAAGGGTAACGGTGAATACCCAAGACCCTGCTGTTCGTCACCCTCGAATAAGGCTGTTTTCTCACAACAGCTAGATGACTGTCCGAATTGTGAAAGCAATGGTAAGGACCCAAGACCGTGCTGCCACCCCTCCAATAAGGTTGCTGGGAAAACCAATAATGTTCTTGCACGCATGGAGCAGTTAGCAGGCTGTGCGAACTGTGAGGGCAATGGTGAAGACCCCAGACCCTGCTGCCACGCCTCCAACAAGGCTATTTTCTCCGGATAA